In Paroedura picta isolate Pp20150507F chromosome 1, Ppicta_v3.0, whole genome shotgun sequence, the following are encoded in one genomic region:
- the PAQR8 gene encoding membrane progestin receptor beta, with protein sequence MQLCYMLNIMTAILERISTLSLSGQQFCRLPKLLKGGFPKMPCTVKESDVPQLFREPYIQAGYRPTGQEWRYYFLSLFQKHNEVVNVWTHLLAALAVLLRFNAFAEAEELSLEVNSLPLFVFVLSSVTYLTCSLLAHLLQSKSELSHYTFYFVDYVGVSIYQYGSALAHFYYSAEQAWYDKFWLFFLPAAAFCGWLSCTGCCYAKYRYRRPYPIMRKVCQVIPAGLAFILDISPVAHRVVTCHLEGCEEAAAWYHTFQILFFLISAYFFSCPVPEKYFPGACDIVGHAHQIFHTFLAICTLSQQEAIFLDYKNRQDIFLRRHSPLAVVLSCGSFLGLVACSAATAHLLQRRIKVELARKEN encoded by the coding sequence ATGCAACTTTGCTATATGCTTAATATAATGACGGCCATCCTGGAACGGATCAGCACCCTGTCCCTCAGCGGGCAGCAATTCTGCCGTCTTCCGAAGCTGCTGAAGGGAGGCTTCCCCAAAATGCCCTGCACGGTCAAAGAATCAGACGTGccccagctcttccgggagccaTACATCCAAGCTGGCTACCGCCCCACGGGTCAGGAGTGGCGCTATTACTTCCTCAGTCTTTTTCAGAAACACAATGAGGTGGTCAATGTCTGGACCCACTTGTTGGCCGCTTTGGCTGTGCTTCTGAGGTTTAACGCTTTTGCTGAAGCTGAGGAGCTGTCCTTGGAGGTCAACTCCTTGCCTCTCTTCGTCTTTGTCCTTTCCTCAGTGACTTATCTGACATGCAGCCTCTTGGCTCACCTCCTGCAGTCCAAGTCGGAGTTGTCGCACTACACTTTCTACTTCGTAGACTATGTCGGGGTCAGCATATATCAATATGGAAGCGCCCTGGCCCATTTCTACTACAGCGCCGAACAAGCGTGGTACGACAAATTCTGGCTGTTCTTCCTGCCGGCAGCTGCATTCTGCGGGTGGCTGTCATGCACTGGCTGCTGCTATGCCAAATACCGCTACCGACGCCCTTACCCCATCATGAGAAAGGTCTGCCAGGTGATCCCAGCAGGGCTGGCATTCATCTTGGACATCAGTCCTGTGGCACACCGTGTGGTCACGTGCCACCTCGAAGGGTGCGAGGAAGCAGCTGCCTGGTACCACACCTTCCAGATACTTTTCTTCCTCATCAGCGCTTACTTCTTCTCGTGCCCTGTCCCAGAGAAGTATTTCCCAGGCGCCTGTGATATCGTCGGCCATGCCCACCAGATTTTCCACACCTTCCTGGCCATCTGTACGCTCTCGCAACAGGAGGCCATCTTCCTGGATTATAAAAACAGGCAAGATATTTTCCTGAGGCGGCACAGCCCCCTTGCTGTTGTCTTGTCCTGTGGCTCCTTCTTGGGCCTTGTGGCCTGCAGCGCTGCCACTGCCCACCTCTTGCAGCGCAGGATTAAGGTGGAATTGGCCAGGAAGGAAAACTGA